One Stenotrophomonas oahuensis genomic region harbors:
- a CDS encoding acyl-CoA dehydrogenase family protein: MSLNPYDLFDVRSLLSEEERAVQASVARFTDERVLPIIGDAFDQGRFPDELIPEIASLGLLGCTLPEQYGGGGLNAVSYGLICQELERGDSGLRSFVSVQSSLCMYPIFAYGSEEQRLRWLPDMAAGKVIGCFGLTEAHGGSDPAAMKTRAVRDGGDWLVNGSKMWITSGPVADIAIVWAHTDDGIQGFVLEKGMPGFTTQEIKHKMSLRASLTGALFFDNVRVPERNRLPNVQGLKGPLGCLTQARYGISWGPIGAAVACLDEALGYTKERVLFGRPVAATQSAQIKLADMARRITSAQLLALQLGRLKDAGQMQPQQVSLAKWNNCRMAIDIARDCRDLLGGAGITTEHVAIRHALNLESVITYEGTETVHQLVIGRELTGINAF; the protein is encoded by the coding sequence ATGTCCCTGAATCCATATGACCTGTTCGATGTCCGTTCCCTGCTCAGCGAAGAGGAACGCGCGGTACAGGCCAGCGTGGCCCGTTTCACCGATGAGCGGGTGCTGCCCATCATTGGTGACGCCTTCGACCAGGGCCGGTTCCCGGATGAGCTGATCCCGGAGATCGCCTCGCTTGGGCTGCTGGGTTGCACCCTGCCGGAACAGTACGGCGGTGGCGGCCTCAACGCGGTCAGCTACGGGTTGATCTGCCAGGAACTGGAACGCGGTGACTCGGGCCTGCGCAGCTTCGTGTCGGTGCAGAGCTCGCTGTGCATGTACCCGATCTTCGCCTATGGCAGCGAAGAGCAGCGCCTGCGCTGGCTGCCGGACATGGCCGCCGGCAAGGTGATCGGTTGCTTCGGGCTGACCGAGGCGCATGGCGGTTCGGACCCGGCGGCCATGAAGACCCGCGCGGTGCGCGATGGCGGCGACTGGCTGGTCAATGGCAGCAAGATGTGGATCACCAGCGGCCCGGTGGCCGACATCGCCATCGTCTGGGCCCACACGGATGACGGCATCCAGGGTTTCGTATTGGAAAAGGGCATGCCGGGCTTCACCACCCAGGAGATCAAGCACAAGATGAGCCTGCGCGCCTCGCTGACCGGCGCGCTGTTCTTCGACAACGTGCGCGTGCCCGAGCGCAACCGCCTGCCGAACGTGCAGGGCCTGAAGGGGCCGTTGGGCTGTCTGACCCAGGCGCGTTACGGGATCAGCTGGGGCCCGATCGGCGCTGCAGTGGCCTGCCTGGATGAAGCGCTGGGCTACACCAAGGAACGGGTGCTGTTCGGCCGGCCGGTGGCGGCCACGCAGAGCGCGCAGATCAAGCTGGCCGACATGGCGCGGCGGATCACCAGCGCGCAGCTGCTGGCATTGCAGCTGGGGCGGTTGAAGGATGCCGGCCAGATGCAGCCGCAGCAGGTGAGCCTGGCCAAGTGGAACAACTGCCGCATGGCCATCGATATCGCCCGCGATTGCCGCGACCTGCTGGGCGGGGCGGGCATCACCACCGAACACGTGGCGATACGGCATGCGCTGAACCTGGAATCGGTGATTACCTACGAGGGCACCGAAACCGTGCACCAGCTGGTGATCGGCCGCGAGCTGACCGGCATCAACGCGTTCTGA
- the trmL gene encoding tRNA (uridine(34)/cytosine(34)/5-carboxymethylaminomethyluridine(34)-2'-O)-methyltransferase TrmL, with the protein MTSPQFHVVLFQPEIPPNTGNVIRLCANTGAQLHLIEPLGFDLSDKQLKRAGLDYHEYARLLVHPDLDTALQRIAPKRLFALSTRGSVRYDTQQFEDGDAFLFGPETRGLPQDVLDALPHGRRLRLPMRPDNRSLNLSNTVAVVMYEAWRQNGFAGGV; encoded by the coding sequence ATGACCTCTCCTCAGTTCCATGTTGTGTTGTTCCAGCCGGAAATTCCCCCGAACACCGGCAATGTGATCCGCCTCTGCGCCAACACCGGCGCGCAGCTGCACCTGATTGAACCGCTCGGTTTCGACCTGAGCGACAAGCAGCTCAAGCGCGCCGGCCTGGACTATCACGAATACGCACGACTGCTGGTGCATCCAGACCTGGACACCGCCCTGCAGCGCATTGCCCCCAAGCGCCTGTTCGCCCTCAGTACCCGTGGCAGCGTGCGCTATGACACCCAGCAGTTCGAAGACGGCGACGCCTTTCTGTTCGGCCCGGAGACCCGCGGCCTGCCGCAGGATGTGCTGGACGCGCTGCCGCACGGGCGTCGGCTGCGTCTGCCGATGCGCCCGGATAATCGCAGCCTCAACCTGTCCAACACGGTAGCCGTGGTGATGTACGAGGCGTGGCGGCAGAACGGGTTTGCCGGCGGCGTGTAA
- a CDS encoding M16 family metallopeptidase → MTLHLRPRGALLAVALSAALGTLAPAPVLAKPAQTAKVDIPFEEFTLPNGLRVVVHTDRKAPIVAVNIWYHVGSKDEPAGRTGFAHLFEHLMFQRSENHDGEYFEPFKQVGVTGQNGTTNTDRTNYFENVPTTALDMALWMESDRMGHLLGAIDQAALDEQRGVVQNEKRQGENQPYGQVWEKLNRALYPAGHPYHHSVIGSMNDLNAASLDDVKTWFRTWYGPNNAVLVLAGDIDVATAKEKVARYFGDIPAGPSMAQPKVDVAKREKSTRETMTDKVPQARIYRAWNVAEVGTTDIDQLQLFAQVLGGAKASRLDQRLLHQDKLVDNVSAGAYSSQLGSNFMIMATVKQGVDPAKVEAIIDEEVRKLIKDGPTAAELSRGKTAFRAGFIRGIERIGGFGGKADALAECTVYEGDPGCFRRSLKVINDATAADVRGIGAKWLGPGDHTLVVEPGARVALAEEPSATPKPFNVPAVDPKFSTLPSQVDRSSGVPQTKQFPELKFPQLHRATLKNGTQVILAERHDIPVVQFSYEFPGGFTADQGRKSGTANFTMDLMGEGAGKLGALAFADAADMLGASMGASASLDSASVYLSALKENLAPSLALYADMLRSPRFEQGEIDRVKATWIAGIQQEKVNPNAVAMRVLPPLLYGKGHPYAIPFTGSGREADIQSLTRQDLVDFHRDWLRPEQGTLIVVGDTTLKEIVPLLERQLGDWKSTGPAPQVKATVDVARPAKGRVFLIDQPGAVQANLFAGQVVPSTLDAGATRFDIANGVLGGDFTSRLNMNLREEKHWSYGARSSASSTLGQRPWMAMAPVQIDKTGEAMAEMRREIADFASGTEAITAPEVTRIRNIQTLSLPGAYETASAVMGTISGIVRYQRPDDYVFKRKAEIEAMTPAQVQQAAATLDPNALTWVVVGDLKQTEKEVRALNLGEVTVIDADGNPVK, encoded by the coding sequence ATGACCCTGCACCTTCGACCGCGTGGCGCACTGCTTGCTGTTGCGCTCTCTGCCGCCCTGGGCACGCTGGCCCCGGCACCGGTGCTGGCCAAGCCGGCACAGACGGCCAAGGTCGACATTCCGTTCGAGGAGTTCACCCTGCCCAACGGCCTGCGCGTGGTGGTGCACACCGACCGCAAGGCCCCGATCGTGGCGGTGAACATCTGGTACCACGTAGGCAGCAAGGACGAGCCCGCCGGCCGCACCGGTTTCGCGCACCTGTTTGAACACCTGATGTTCCAGCGCAGCGAAAACCATGACGGCGAGTACTTCGAACCGTTCAAGCAGGTCGGCGTGACCGGTCAGAACGGCACCACCAATACCGACCGCACCAATTACTTCGAGAACGTGCCCACCACCGCGCTGGACATGGCGCTGTGGATGGAGTCCGACCGTATGGGCCACCTGCTGGGTGCCATCGACCAGGCGGCGCTGGATGAGCAGCGCGGCGTGGTCCAGAACGAAAAGCGCCAGGGCGAGAACCAGCCCTATGGCCAGGTCTGGGAAAAGCTCAACCGCGCGCTGTACCCGGCCGGGCACCCGTATCACCACAGCGTGATCGGCTCGATGAACGACCTCAATGCCGCCTCGCTGGATGACGTGAAAACCTGGTTCCGCACCTGGTACGGCCCCAACAACGCGGTGCTGGTGCTGGCTGGCGACATTGACGTGGCCACCGCCAAGGAAAAGGTCGCACGCTACTTCGGCGACATTCCGGCCGGCCCGAGCATGGCCCAGCCGAAGGTGGACGTGGCCAAGCGCGAAAAATCCACCCGCGAGACCATGACCGACAAGGTGCCGCAGGCGCGCATCTACCGCGCCTGGAATGTTGCCGAAGTGGGCACCACCGACATCGATCAGCTGCAGCTGTTCGCGCAGGTGCTGGGTGGGGCCAAGGCCTCGCGCCTGGACCAGCGCCTGCTGCACCAGGACAAGCTGGTCGACAACGTCAGCGCCGGGGCCTACAGCTCACAGCTGGGCTCCAACTTCATGATCATGGCCACGGTGAAGCAGGGCGTGGACCCGGCCAAGGTCGAAGCCATCATCGATGAGGAAGTGCGCAAGCTGATCAAGGACGGCCCCACCGCCGCCGAACTCTCGCGCGGCAAGACCGCCTTCCGCGCCGGCTTCATCCGCGGCATCGAACGCATTGGTGGCTTCGGCGGCAAGGCCGACGCGCTGGCCGAGTGCACTGTGTATGAAGGCGACCCGGGCTGCTTCCGCCGTTCGCTGAAGGTGATCAATGACGCCACCGCGGCCGACGTGCGCGGCATCGGTGCCAAGTGGCTGGGCCCGGGCGACCACACCCTGGTGGTGGAGCCGGGTGCGCGCGTGGCTCTGGCCGAGGAACCCTCGGCCACGCCCAAGCCGTTCAACGTGCCGGCGGTGGACCCGAAGTTCAGCACCCTGCCGAGCCAGGTCGACCGCAGCAGCGGCGTGCCGCAGACCAAGCAGTTCCCGGAACTGAAGTTCCCGCAGTTGCACCGCGCCACCCTGAAGAACGGCACCCAGGTGATCCTGGCCGAACGCCACGACATTCCGGTGGTGCAGTTCAGCTATGAGTTCCCGGGCGGCTTCACCGCCGACCAGGGACGCAAGTCCGGCACCGCCAACTTCACCATGGACCTGATGGGCGAAGGTGCGGGCAAGCTGGGCGCGCTGGCCTTCGCCGACGCCGCCGACATGCTGGGAGCCAGCATGGGCGCAAGTGCCTCGCTGGACAGCGCCAGCGTGTACCTGTCCGCACTGAAGGAAAACCTGGCCCCGTCGCTGGCCCTGTATGCCGACATGCTGCGCAGCCCGCGCTTCGAGCAGGGCGAGATCGACCGGGTCAAGGCGACCTGGATTGCTGGCATCCAGCAGGAGAAGGTGAATCCCAACGCCGTCGCCATGCGCGTGCTGCCGCCGCTGCTGTACGGCAAGGGCCATCCGTACGCGATTCCGTTCACCGGCAGCGGCCGCGAGGCTGACATCCAGTCGCTGACCCGCCAGGACCTGGTCGACTTCCACCGCGACTGGCTGCGCCCGGAGCAGGGCACCCTGATCGTGGTGGGCGACACCACCTTGAAAGAAATCGTGCCGCTGCTGGAACGCCAGCTGGGTGACTGGAAGAGCACCGGCCCGGCCCCGCAGGTGAAGGCCACCGTGGACGTGGCGCGCCCCGCCAAGGGCCGCGTGTTCCTGATCGACCAGCCCGGTGCGGTCCAGGCCAACCTGTTCGCCGGCCAGGTGGTGCCTTCCACCCTGGATGCCGGGGCAACCCGCTTCGACATCGCCAACGGCGTGCTCGGCGGCGACTTCACCTCGCGCCTGAACATGAACCTGCGTGAAGAGAAGCACTGGTCGTATGGGGCCCGCAGCAGCGCCAGCAGCACCCTGGGCCAGCGCCCGTGGATGGCGATGGCCCCGGTACAGATCGACAAGACCGGCGAGGCCATGGCCGAAATGCGTCGTGAGATCGCCGATTTCGCCAGCGGTACCGAGGCGATCACCGCACCGGAAGTGACCCGCATCCGCAACATCCAGACCCTCAGCCTGCCCGGGGCCTATGAAACCGCCAGCGCGGTGATGGGCACCATCAGCGGCATCGTCCGCTACCAGCGCCCGGACGACTATGTGTTCAAGCGCAAGGCCGAGATCGAGGCGATGACCCCGGCCCAGGTGCAGCAGGCCGCCGCCACGCTGGATCCCAATGCCCTGACCTGGGTGGTGGTGGGTGACCTGAAGCAGACCGAAAAAGAGGTGCGCGCGCTGAACCTGGGCGAGGTCACCGTCATCGACGCAGACGGCAATCCGGTGAAATAA
- a CDS encoding DUF4156 domain-containing protein yields the protein MRLLLLSALTLTATACTWVPIEPSGKTVRVLPAGQVPSGCQQRGEVVVTVKSKVGFYNRNPLRVQEELETLARNEAPSAQANAIQAAAAPADGSQRFLAFQCPPR from the coding sequence ATGCGCCTCCTGCTCCTCTCCGCCCTCACCCTGACCGCCACCGCCTGCACCTGGGTGCCGATCGAACCCAGCGGCAAGACCGTGCGCGTGCTGCCCGCCGGCCAGGTCCCGTCGGGCTGCCAGCAGCGCGGCGAAGTCGTGGTCACGGTCAAGAGCAAGGTCGGCTTCTACAACCGCAACCCCCTGCGCGTGCAGGAAGAACTGGAAACCCTGGCCCGCAACGAGGCCCCCAGCGCCCAGGCCAATGCCATCCAGGCCGCCGCCGCGCCGGCCGACGGCAGCCAGCGCTTCCTGGCCTTCCAGTGCCCGCCGCGCTGA
- a CDS encoding 3-oxoacyl-ACP synthase III, whose translation MLFKNVSIAGLAHIDAPHTLTSKEINERLQPTLDRLGIRTDVLGDIAGIHARRLWDADMLASDAATLAGRKALEDAGIGADKIGLLVNTSVSRDYLEPSTASIVSGNLGVSDQCMTFDVANACLAFINGMDIAARMLERGEIDYALIVDGETANLVYEKTLERMALPGVTADDFRNEMAALTLGCGAAAMVMARSELVPDAPRYRGGVTRSATEWNQLCRGNLDRMVTDTRMLLIEGIKLAQKTFMAAREALGWAVEELDQFVIHQVSQPHTAAFIKNFGIDPKKVMTIFGEHGNIGPASVPIVLSKLKQLGKLKKGDRIALLGIGSGLNCSMAEVVW comes from the coding sequence ATGCTCTTCAAGAATGTCTCGATCGCCGGTCTGGCGCACATCGACGCGCCGCATACGCTGACGTCGAAGGAAATCAACGAACGCCTGCAGCCGACGCTGGATCGTCTGGGCATCCGCACCGACGTGCTCGGCGATATCGCCGGCATCCATGCCCGCCGCCTGTGGGACGCCGACATGCTGGCCTCCGACGCCGCCACCCTGGCCGGCCGCAAGGCGCTGGAAGACGCCGGCATCGGTGCCGACAAGATCGGCCTGCTGGTCAACACCTCGGTCAGCCGCGACTACCTGGAGCCGTCCACGGCCAGCATCGTCTCGGGCAACCTGGGCGTCAGCGACCAGTGCATGACCTTCGACGTCGCCAATGCCTGCCTGGCCTTCATCAACGGCATGGACATCGCCGCCCGCATGCTGGAACGCGGCGAGATCGACTACGCGCTGATCGTCGACGGCGAAACCGCCAACCTGGTGTACGAGAAGACGCTCGAGCGCATGGCCCTGCCGGGCGTGACCGCCGACGACTTCCGTAACGAGATGGCCGCGCTGACCCTGGGCTGCGGTGCCGCTGCCATGGTCATGGCGCGCAGCGAGCTGGTGCCGGATGCCCCGCGTTACCGCGGCGGTGTCACCCGCTCGGCCACCGAGTGGAACCAGCTGTGCCGCGGCAACCTGGACCGCATGGTCACCGACACCCGCATGCTGCTGATCGAAGGCATCAAGCTGGCCCAGAAGACCTTCATGGCCGCCCGCGAAGCGCTGGGTTGGGCCGTGGAAGAGCTGGACCAGTTCGTGATCCACCAGGTCAGCCAGCCGCACACCGCGGCCTTCATCAAGAACTTCGGCATCGACCCGAAGAAGGTGATGACCATCTTCGGCGAGCACGGCAACATTGGTCCGGCCTCGGTGCCGATCGTGCTGAGCAAGCTCAAGCAGCTGGGCAAGCTGAAGAAGGGCGACCGCATCGCCCTGCTCGGCATCGGCTCGGGCCTGAACTGCTCGATGGCCGAAGTGGTCTGGTAA
- a CDS encoding alpha/beta fold hydrolase yields the protein MSQLPGYPAHPQRFEVRPGLSMSYLDEGPRDGEVVVMVHGNPSWSYYWRTLVAGLSDKYRCIVPDHIGMGLSDKPDDSRYEYTLQSRVEDLDALLKHLGITGPITLAVHDWGGMIGFGWALSHHAQVKRLVVLNTAAFPMPAAKKMPWQIALGRHWKIGEWIIRTFNAFSSGASWLGVERKMPADVRRAYVSPYNSYANRISTIRFMQDIPLSPADKAWSLLERAGQALPSFADRPAFIGWGLRDFVFDHHFLKGFQAALPQAQVHAFEDAGHYVLEDKHEVLVPEIRAFLDGNPL from the coding sequence ATGTCCCAGCTTCCCGGTTACCCCGCCCATCCGCAGCGTTTCGAAGTCCGCCCCGGCCTGTCGATGAGCTATCTCGACGAAGGTCCGCGTGACGGCGAAGTCGTGGTGATGGTGCACGGCAACCCGTCGTGGAGCTATTACTGGCGCACGCTGGTTGCGGGTCTGTCGGACAAGTACCGCTGCATCGTGCCCGACCATATCGGCATGGGGCTGTCGGACAAGCCCGATGACAGCCGCTACGAATACACCCTGCAGTCGCGCGTGGAGGACCTGGATGCCCTGCTCAAGCACCTGGGGATCACGGGCCCGATCACCCTGGCTGTGCACGACTGGGGCGGCATGATCGGCTTCGGGTGGGCGCTGTCGCACCATGCGCAGGTCAAGCGCCTGGTGGTGCTCAACACCGCCGCCTTCCCGATGCCGGCGGCCAAGAAGATGCCGTGGCAGATCGCGCTGGGCCGGCACTGGAAGATCGGCGAGTGGATCATCCGCACCTTCAACGCGTTCTCCAGCGGTGCGTCGTGGCTGGGCGTGGAGCGCAAGATGCCGGCGGATGTACGCCGCGCGTATGTGTCGCCGTACAACAGCTACGCCAACCGGATCAGCACGATCCGCTTCATGCAGGACATTCCGCTGAGCCCGGCCGACAAGGCTTGGTCGCTGCTGGAGCGTGCCGGCCAGGCACTGCCCTCGTTCGCCGACCGTCCGGCGTTCATCGGTTGGGGTCTGCGCGACTTCGTGTTCGATCATCACTTCCTGAAGGGTTTCCAGGCCGCGCTGCCGCAGGCGCAGGTGCATGCGTTTGAAGATGCCGGGCACTATGTGCTGGAAGACAAGCACGAAGTGCTGGTGCCGGAGATCCGCGCGTTCCTGGATGGCAATCCGCTGTAA
- a CDS encoding LysR family transcriptional regulator, whose amino-acid sequence MIDIRALQCFLAVADTLHFGKAAERLHMTQPPLSRQIAGLEKALGVTLLERDSRHVRLTTAGTRFAQDARDVLVGLQQACRSAQQVAAGELGELRVGFMMHAAHSSVPPLARRFIAAHPQVQLRLREALPLALLQGVREGELDAGIGFAPAELHGLALQPLFEEPLCVALPAAHPLARRRQLQVAQLADEALITAPADVVPTLREAIDACFAREGLRPQIRLEVQLQQSIVSLVGEGLGVALVPASLRRLGVPGVVFVALKDAPRVQQVVFWRVGNLNPALPHLIACVG is encoded by the coding sequence ATGATCGACATTCGCGCCCTGCAGTGTTTCCTGGCCGTGGCTGACACCCTGCATTTCGGGAAGGCCGCTGAACGTCTGCACATGACCCAGCCGCCGCTGAGCCGGCAGATCGCCGGGCTGGAGAAGGCGCTCGGGGTAACCCTGCTGGAGCGCGACTCTCGCCACGTGCGGCTCACTACCGCCGGCACGCGCTTCGCCCAGGATGCGCGCGACGTGCTGGTCGGGCTGCAACAGGCCTGCCGCAGCGCGCAGCAGGTGGCCGCCGGTGAACTGGGCGAGCTGCGCGTGGGCTTCATGATGCATGCGGCGCACAGCTCAGTGCCGCCGCTGGCCCGGCGCTTCATTGCCGCGCACCCGCAGGTGCAGCTGCGCCTGCGCGAGGCATTGCCACTGGCCTTGCTGCAGGGCGTGCGCGAGGGCGAGCTGGATGCGGGGATTGGCTTTGCACCTGCCGAACTGCATGGCCTGGCGCTGCAGCCGCTGTTCGAGGAGCCGCTGTGTGTGGCACTGCCGGCCGCGCACCCGCTGGCGCGGCGGCGTCAGCTGCAGGTGGCGCAGCTGGCGGATGAGGCGCTGATCACCGCACCGGCCGATGTAGTGCCGACCTTGCGGGAAGCGATTGACGCCTGTTTTGCGCGCGAAGGCCTGCGCCCGCAGATCCGGCTGGAGGTCCAGCTGCAGCAGAGCATCGTCAGCCTGGTAGGCGAAGGGCTGGGGGTGGCGCTGGTACCGGCGTCATTGCGCCGGCTGGGCGTGCCGGGGGTGGTGTTCGTAGCGTTGAAGGACGCGCCACGGGTGCAGCAGGTGGTGTTCTGGCGGGTAGGGAATTTGAACCCTGCGTTGCCGCATTTGATCGCGTGCGTCGGGTGA
- a CDS encoding AEC family transporter — MLSVLAIVLPIFGLIFAGWLARRSGALGPHSTSELNRFVVYLALPALLFDVVANAHWQALWNPGFLLSFGGGTALVFAGTVLLQRRRGQPLADASIDGLNAAYANTGFIGFPLAVAVLGTAALTPTLVATLLTVCVLFALAIVLVETGLQREMRLHHLLWKVTRVLLRNPLVLAPLLALPLMATGTHPPAPVQTFLKLLGGAASPCALIALGLFLGERRNVPAGTGRTALGLGTAKLLLQPLLVWLLAAQVFRLDPVLTHAAVLLAALPTGTGPFMLAEFHGREAGTTAATVLGTTLVSVLTLTLYLTWVGPQAG; from the coding sequence ATGTTGTCTGTGCTGGCCATTGTGCTGCCCATCTTTGGCCTGATCTTTGCCGGCTGGCTGGCCCGCCGCAGTGGCGCGCTGGGCCCGCATTCCACGTCCGAGCTGAACCGCTTCGTGGTCTACCTGGCGCTGCCCGCGCTGTTGTTCGACGTTGTCGCCAACGCGCATTGGCAGGCGTTGTGGAATCCCGGTTTCCTGCTCAGCTTCGGCGGCGGCACCGCGCTGGTGTTCGCCGGCACCGTGCTCCTGCAGCGCCGACGCGGCCAGCCGCTGGCCGACGCCAGCATCGACGGCCTCAACGCCGCCTATGCCAACACCGGCTTCATCGGCTTTCCGCTCGCAGTGGCGGTGCTGGGTACGGCGGCGCTCACCCCTACCCTGGTCGCGACCCTGCTGACCGTGTGCGTGCTGTTCGCGCTGGCCATCGTGCTCGTTGAAACCGGCCTGCAGCGCGAAATGCGCCTGCACCACCTGCTGTGGAAGGTCACCCGCGTCCTGCTGCGCAATCCGCTGGTACTGGCTCCGCTGCTGGCGCTGCCGCTGATGGCCACCGGCACGCACCCGCCGGCTCCCGTGCAGACGTTCCTGAAACTGCTGGGGGGCGCGGCATCCCCGTGTGCGTTGATCGCACTGGGGCTGTTCCTGGGCGAACGCCGCAACGTGCCCGCAGGCACCGGACGCACCGCGCTGGGGTTGGGGACGGCCAAGCTGCTGCTGCAGCCGCTGCTGGTCTGGCTGCTGGCCGCCCAGGTGTTCCGCCTGGACCCGGTGCTGACCCATGCGGCCGTGCTGCTGGCCGCGCTGCCCACCGGCACCGGGCCGTTCATGCTGGCCGAGTTCCATGGCCGCGAGGCCGGCACTACCGCGGCCACGGTGCTGGGCACCACCCTGGTGTCCGTACTGACCCTGACCCTGTATCTGACCTGGGTCGGACCGCAGGCCGGATAG
- a CDS encoding YkgJ family cysteine cluster protein, protein MAHPCMTCGACCTQYRVAFHWMESDEVTPGGVPHELTEVLDPHRLCMRGTHSKPVRCVALDAEIGVYSRCSIHPNRPSVCREVDASWEYGKASPQCDKARIAFGMPALTPADWPLKD, encoded by the coding sequence ATGGCCCATCCCTGCATGACCTGCGGCGCGTGTTGTACCCAGTACCGCGTGGCCTTCCACTGGATGGAGTCTGACGAGGTCACCCCCGGCGGTGTGCCGCACGAACTGACCGAAGTGCTGGACCCGCACCGGTTGTGCATGCGCGGCACCCACTCCAAGCCGGTACGTTGCGTCGCGCTGGATGCCGAGATCGGGGTCTATTCGCGCTGCAGCATTCACCCCAACCGGCCCAGTGTGTGCCGTGAGGTCGATGCCTCGTGGGAGTACGGCAAGGCCAGCCCGCAGTGCGACAAGGCGCGCATTGCCTTCGGCATGCCGGCGCTGACCCCGGCCGACTGGCCGCTCAAGGACTGA
- the oleC gene encoding olefin beta-lactone synthetase — MNSPTNIAARLPELARERPDQIAIRCPGKPGPTGMARYDVTLDYRTLNARSDAMAAGLAAYGIGRGVRAVVMVRPSPEFFLLMFALFKNGAVPVLVDPGIDKRALKQCLDEAQPQAFIGIGLAHVARLVLRWCPGAKSLVTVGRRWGWGGTTLAQLEAQGASAPQPIAATDGDDVAAILFTSGSTGVPKGVVYRHRHFVGQVDLLRSAFGMEAGGVDLPTFPPFALFDPALGLTSVIPDMDPTRPAKADPRKLHDAIARFGVTQLFGSPALIRVLADHGQPLPGVRRVTSAGAPVPPDVVARFRRLLPDDAQFWTPYGATECLPVAVVEGRELESTREATEHGAGTCVGRVVAPNQVRIIAIDDAPLPQWTQVREVATGVVGEITVAGPTATDSYFNRPQATAAAKISETLADGSTRVVHRMGDVGYFDDQGRLWFCGRKTQRLETAQGPLYTEQVEPVFNTLEGIARTALVGVGAPGQQVPVLCYELKPGTSDSPALQQRLRDHALAHPGTARIERFLVHPGFPVDIRHNAKIGREKLTVWAATRMEQHA, encoded by the coding sequence ATGAACAGCCCCACCAACATCGCCGCGCGCCTGCCCGAACTGGCCCGCGAACGCCCCGACCAGATTGCCATCCGCTGCCCCGGAAAGCCCGGCCCCACCGGCATGGCGCGCTATGACGTGACCCTGGACTACCGCACCCTCAACGCCCGCAGCGACGCCATGGCGGCCGGGCTGGCCGCCTACGGCATCGGCCGTGGCGTGCGCGCGGTGGTGATGGTGCGGCCCTCGCCGGAGTTCTTCCTGCTGATGTTCGCGCTGTTCAAGAACGGCGCGGTGCCGGTGCTGGTCGACCCCGGCATCGACAAGCGCGCGCTCAAGCAGTGCCTGGACGAAGCCCAGCCGCAGGCCTTCATCGGCATCGGCCTGGCCCATGTGGCGCGGCTGGTGCTGCGCTGGTGCCCGGGCGCGAAGTCCCTGGTGACCGTGGGCCGGCGCTGGGGCTGGGGCGGCACCACCCTGGCCCAGCTGGAGGCGCAGGGAGCCAGCGCGCCGCAGCCGATCGCCGCGACCGACGGCGACGACGTGGCCGCGATCCTGTTCACCAGCGGCTCCACCGGCGTACCCAAGGGCGTGGTCTACCGCCACCGTCACTTCGTGGGGCAGGTGGACCTGCTGCGCTCGGCGTTCGGCATGGAAGCGGGGGGCGTGGACCTGCCCACCTTCCCGCCGTTCGCCCTGTTCGACCCGGCGCTGGGCCTGACCTCGGTGATTCCGGACATGGACCCCACGCGCCCGGCCAAGGCCGATCCGCGCAAGCTGCACGACGCCATCGCCCGCTTCGGGGTGACCCAGCTGTTCGGTTCGCCGGCGCTGATCCGGGTGCTGGCCGACCACGGCCAGCCGCTGCCCGGCGTGCGCCGGGTGACCTCGGCCGGCGCGCCGGTGCCGCCGGACGTGGTGGCGCGGTTCCGCCGCCTGCTGCCTGACGACGCGCAGTTCTGGACCCCATACGGCGCCACCGAATGCCTGCCCGTCGCCGTGGTCGAAGGCCGTGAGCTGGAAAGCACCCGCGAGGCTACCGAGCACGGGGCTGGCACCTGCGTCGGCCGCGTGGTCGCGCCCAACCAGGTCCGTATCATCGCCATCGATGACGCACCCCTGCCGCAGTGGACGCAGGTGCGCGAAGTGGCCACCGGCGTGGTCGGCGAGATCACCGTCGCCGGCCCGACTGCCACCGACAGCTATTTCAACCGTCCGCAGGCCACCGCCGCTGCCAAGATCAGCGAAACCCTGGCCGATGGCAGCACCCGCGTGGTCCACCGCATGGGCGACGTCGGTTACTTCGACGACCAGGGCCGGCTGTGGTTCTGCGGCCGCAAGACCCAACGCCTGGAAACCGCGCAGGGCCCGCTGTACACCGAGCAGGTCGAGCCCGTGTTCAACACCCTGGAGGGCATTGCCCGCACCGCGCTGGTCGGCGTGGGTGCGCCCGGGCAACAGGTGCCGGTGCTGTGCTATGAACTCAAGCCGGGCACCAGCGATTCACCGGCGCTGCAGCAGCGCCTGCGTGATCACGCGCTGGCGCATCCCGGCACTGCGCGCATCGAGCGCTTCCTGGTGCACCCGGGCTTCCCCGTCGACATCCGTCACAACGCCAAGATCGGCCGCGAAAAGCTGACGGTCTGGGCCGCAACCCGCATGGAACAACACGCATGA